A window of the Schlesneria paludicola DSM 18645 genome harbors these coding sequences:
- a CDS encoding RNA polymerase sigma factor, with protein MTTSEQLLRDYALSGDPACFRALVEELGGMVYAVGLRITGDPHAAEDLSQDCFLELARKASTIRTSVAGWLHSTATNRALNLIRSRKQDRKRLSFDAAITPTRETEDFSELQTLIDEAVDGLDQQLRQIVVSHYLEGKTQAEIAQRLGVDQSTVSRRLAQGLDDVRSQLRRMGVITSVTALITVLGHSSASGAPATLTETAAKIGLAGVGWTATKSSTSTLGLFLSTCAATAGNLLFYLICEGWLFALLVVVEVAAFVFPPKWFKAAMTELLGGIDPWSHPAFPFKRWTWTVPPRDWKSRLAAWLWVASVLNLVAFAGIHNNPIQWVQPSCMAIMGTVFGLIPALRLGIRVWYSRSNLRQTNAETFNQPHIHETWEMVATAMAYVIFSVSFLIAGAAIHNPEERTSWIRHLIAWCNLAGSVTFFAYAMTSRWRSRSNDSQSRIRSADSEQADRPPRHSNLQFVFMMLFLAGAIAFLANALLSAIISVSVLREPYVRMVPVSVVLSGGFALFSAIGFFSFLFRIRDRLVRWNYVFLLAVGIGLSAGGLTAIGYGDYLALMMPPSPERPAEQPLTAHELAAQEAVQELRRKYARVMSAVVPRVIPVAYMQRDDARHTFPIVLEAPPTQIDVRSDSVWMETQRRWLEQFEQPVPPELKSVNAFFVHRYFKVVSNAEKPVFSHTFVCASAAEARAIAAVYGATAIQKDYLVTVVFEKKVREPLTSNDQLILAIRHQLESADLSNGPPELLLGSP; from the coding sequence ATGACGACAAGCGAGCAACTGCTTCGGGACTACGCCCTGTCTGGCGATCCCGCCTGCTTTCGCGCGCTTGTCGAGGAACTTGGCGGGATGGTCTATGCCGTTGGCCTGAGAATTACCGGTGACCCCCATGCGGCTGAGGATCTTTCACAGGATTGCTTTCTGGAACTGGCTCGCAAAGCGTCAACGATTCGGACATCCGTGGCGGGTTGGTTGCATTCGACCGCAACCAACCGTGCCCTCAACCTGATCCGATCGCGGAAGCAAGACCGTAAGCGGCTCTCGTTTGATGCGGCAATCACGCCCACGCGAGAGACCGAAGACTTTTCCGAACTTCAAACGCTCATCGACGAAGCCGTCGATGGACTCGATCAGCAGTTGCGACAGATTGTGGTCAGCCATTATTTAGAAGGTAAGACTCAGGCCGAGATCGCCCAGCGCCTTGGGGTTGATCAATCCACGGTCTCGCGTCGGCTGGCACAGGGATTGGACGACGTCCGAAGTCAATTGCGCCGAATGGGTGTTATCACGAGCGTCACGGCGCTCATCACCGTTCTTGGCCACAGTTCGGCGAGCGGTGCACCAGCGACGTTGACGGAGACGGCAGCCAAGATTGGTTTGGCCGGCGTGGGCTGGACCGCAACAAAGTCCTCGACGTCGACTCTCGGGCTATTCCTCAGTACGTGTGCTGCGACCGCAGGGAATCTCCTGTTCTATCTGATTTGCGAGGGATGGCTGTTCGCTCTCCTGGTTGTCGTCGAAGTCGCAGCTTTCGTATTTCCGCCCAAATGGTTCAAGGCCGCCATGACGGAACTTCTCGGAGGCATCGATCCTTGGTCTCATCCTGCGTTTCCGTTCAAACGATGGACCTGGACGGTACCTCCTCGCGACTGGAAAAGCCGGCTCGCCGCTTGGTTGTGGGTCGCGAGCGTCCTCAACCTCGTCGCATTCGCGGGGATCCACAATAACCCGATTCAATGGGTTCAGCCGAGCTGCATGGCAATCATGGGAACCGTCTTCGGCCTGATTCCGGCACTCCGGCTAGGGATTCGAGTCTGGTATTCTCGATCCAATTTACGTCAAACAAACGCGGAGACATTTAATCAACCTCATATCCATGAGACGTGGGAAATGGTCGCCACCGCGATGGCGTATGTCATCTTCAGTGTCTCATTCCTGATTGCAGGGGCAGCCATCCACAATCCCGAAGAGAGGACGTCGTGGATCCGTCACCTCATCGCCTGGTGCAACCTCGCTGGCAGCGTCACATTTTTCGCGTATGCCATGACTTCGCGATGGCGTTCTCGATCGAACGATTCTCAGTCGAGAATCCGCTCCGCGGACAGTGAGCAGGCCGATCGTCCACCGCGTCATTCCAATCTCCAATTTGTATTCATGATGCTCTTTCTTGCGGGAGCGATCGCGTTCCTTGCCAATGCACTGCTGTCGGCAATCATTTCCGTCTCTGTGTTGCGCGAACCCTATGTGCGTATGGTTCCGGTTTCCGTCGTGCTTAGCGGCGGATTCGCTCTGTTTTCCGCGATCGGATTTTTCTCGTTCCTGTTTCGAATACGAGATCGCCTCGTCCGCTGGAACTACGTCTTCCTTCTCGCCGTGGGGATTGGGTTGTCGGCAGGGGGGCTGACGGCGATCGGTTACGGTGACTATCTGGCGTTGATGATGCCTCCCTCACCGGAACGCCCCGCAGAACAGCCGTTGACCGCACATGAACTCGCCGCTCAAGAAGCGGTTCAAGAACTCCGCCGAAAATACGCCCGAGTAATGTCCGCAGTGGTCCCACGCGTAATTCCCGTTGCGTACATGCAGCGCGACGATGCTCGTCACACCTTTCCGATCGTTCTGGAAGCACCTCCCACGCAAATCGATGTTCGTTCCGACTCTGTTTGGATGGAAACGCAGCGGAGATGGTTGGAACAATTCGAACAGCCCGTGCCGCCGGAACTCAAAAGCGTGAATGCATTTTTTGTACATAGATACTTCAAGGTCGTATCGAATGCAGAAAAACCCGTTTTCAGCCATACGTTCGTATGCGCCTCAGCCGCGGAGGCGCGAGCGATTGCCGCGGTCTACGGTGCCACTGCAATTCAAAAGGACTATCTGGTGACAGTCGTTTTCGAAAAGAAAGTCCGCGAACCGCTGACCTCGAATGATCAACTGATCCTTGCCATCAGACACCAATTGGAATCCGCAGACCTTTCCAATGGCCCGCCAGAGCTGCTATTGGGCTCGCCATAG
- a CDS encoding carbon-nitrogen hydrolase family protein, whose protein sequence is MLNNVRIAAVAVDTQPGNLSDNLRKIAYWTKKAAAAGANLILFQELSLSGFIPNHPTGDHDKWVREALQVGRKIAEPVNGPAVRQLSQIAAESEVLISAGMFEDAGNVLHNTQVLVGGKGLLGSWRKMHVPMYEMPFYCGGGVPDVVDTPLGRVGVNICFDVLLPESTRLLAVKNAEIALFPFAADPPPVTPQGWANWASLPIRSRCAENGIYGVACNYVGTVTCAGVSQSFPGGGIIVDPRGQIMTEWTAASGEPGMLISDLSAEVLREARAEPEYLYRFRRPELYGSLANIS, encoded by the coding sequence ATGCTGAACAACGTCCGGATCGCCGCCGTCGCAGTCGACACTCAACCTGGAAACCTGTCTGACAATCTGCGGAAGATCGCGTATTGGACAAAGAAAGCAGCGGCCGCGGGGGCGAACCTGATTCTGTTCCAGGAACTGTCTTTGTCGGGGTTCATCCCGAACCACCCCACGGGTGATCATGACAAGTGGGTGCGAGAAGCGTTACAGGTCGGTCGGAAGATCGCAGAGCCCGTGAATGGCCCAGCCGTCAGACAATTGTCGCAAATCGCTGCCGAATCCGAAGTGTTGATTTCGGCCGGAATGTTCGAGGACGCTGGTAACGTCCTGCACAATACGCAGGTCCTGGTCGGAGGCAAAGGCTTGCTGGGATCGTGGCGAAAGATGCATGTTCCTATGTACGAAATGCCATTTTACTGCGGTGGCGGTGTCCCCGACGTGGTCGACACGCCCTTGGGCCGGGTCGGTGTGAACATCTGTTTCGACGTTCTGTTACCAGAATCGACGCGATTGCTGGCCGTGAAGAACGCGGAAATCGCCCTCTTTCCGTTTGCGGCCGATCCACCACCAGTGACACCCCAAGGTTGGGCCAACTGGGCTTCGCTACCGATCAGGTCACGCTGTGCTGAAAACGGAATCTACGGCGTTGCTTGTAACTACGTCGGGACGGTGACGTGTGCTGGCGTCAGTCAGTCATTTCCGGGTGGAGGGATCATTGTCGATCCTCGAGGTCAAATCATGACCGAGTGGACTGCCGCGTCTGGCGAACCAGGAATGCTGATCAGCGATCTGTCCGCGGAGGTTTTGCGTGAAGCGCGCGCCGAGCCGGAATACCTGTATCGCTTCCGCCGACCGGAGCTTTATGGATCGCTCGCCAACATCTCGTGA
- a CDS encoding VOC family protein: MSGAIQSAVPLLQVFDILKSIAFYRDVLEFAVVSTSDPAKPLFWAMLQNGGATLMLNSAFEEHERPAQPDAGRSIAHADTTLFLNCEDVDAFYELLCDKHWPVEPPQTTSYGMRQVYARDPDQFCLCFQQPVDQPEGL; the protein is encoded by the coding sequence ATGTCCGGCGCGATCCAGTCTGCCGTTCCACTATTACAGGTTTTCGACATTCTGAAGTCGATCGCGTTCTATCGCGACGTACTCGAGTTCGCCGTGGTGTCGACATCCGATCCTGCGAAGCCACTTTTCTGGGCCATGCTCCAGAATGGCGGCGCGACGCTCATGTTGAACTCGGCCTTCGAGGAACACGAGCGGCCCGCACAACCGGACGCGGGACGTTCTATCGCGCACGCAGACACCACACTGTTCTTGAATTGTGAGGATGTCGACGCATTCTATGAATTGCTGTGCGACAAGCACTGGCCTGTGGAACCGCCTCAGACGACCTCATACGGAATGCGACAGGTCTACGCACGCGACCCGGACCAGTTCTGTCTCTGTTTTCAGCAGCCAGTCGATCAGCCCGAAGGTCTTTGA